From a region of the Arachis ipaensis cultivar K30076 chromosome B09, Araip1.1, whole genome shotgun sequence genome:
- the LOC110266888 gene encoding uncharacterized protein LOC110266888, whose amino-acid sequence MFGATTSVLEDLATNGSTYSQCGDATYALKSLLSFDFVFILHMMKEIMGITDKLCQAFQRKSQDILNAMHLISSTKSLIQQLRDSSWGALLEKVSSFCNDHAIQIPDMGASFSDIIRSRRKKDVVTVEHHYRVDIFTSVIDFQLKELNSRFSEQATELLILSTSLDPKDAFKLFSVCNIYNLAKNFYSLDFSKQEKIQLDYELQHYELDVVKAPDFQNLSTLAELCQKLTETGKSNIYPLIDRLIRLVLTLPVTTATTERAFSAMKIIKTRLRNKMEDEFLADCMIVYIEKEIASKFTSEMIIDDFSSMKHRRASLKISKS is encoded by the coding sequence ATGTTTGGAGCAACAACTTCAGTTCTGGAAGATTTGGCTACTAATGGATCTACATATTCTCAATGTGGTGATGCTACTTATGCTCTTAAATCtttattatcatttgattttgttttcattttgcaTATGATGAAAGAAATCATGGGAATCACTGATAAACTTTGTCAAGCATTCCAACGAAAATCTCAAGACATTTTGAATGCTATGCATCTGATTTCTAGTACAAAGTCATTGATTCAACAGTTAAGAGATAGTAGTTGGGGAGCACTTTTGGAGAAAGTTAGTTCTTTCTGCAATGATCATGCTATTCAGATACCTGATATGGGTGCTTCTTTTAGTGACATAATTCGGTCTCGTCGTAAAAAGGATGTTGTCACTGTTGAACACCACTATCGTGTTGACATTTTTACTAGCGTGATAGATTTTCAATTGAAAGAGCTAAATAGTAGATTTAGTGAGCAAGCAACCGAGCTCCTCATATTGAGTACATCTTTAGATCCTAAAGATGCTTTCAAGTTATTCAGTGTTTGCAACATATACAATCTTGCAAAGAATTTCTATTCTTTAGATTTTTCTAAGCAAGAAAAGATTCAATTAGATTATGAGTTACAACATTATGAACTTGATGTGGTTAAAGCTCCAGATTTTCAGAATTTGTCTACTCTTGCTGAATTGTGTCAAAAATTGACAGAGACAGGAAAATCAAATATATATCCTTTAATTGATAGATTAATTCGTCTTGTTTTGACTCTTCCTGTGACAACAGCAACAACTGAACGGGCCTTTTCAGCTATGAAGATTATTAAAACAAGGCTTCGAAACAAGATGGAAGATGAATTTTTAGCAGATTGTATGATTGTATATATTGAAAAGGAAATTGCTTCAAAATTCACTTCAGAGATGATAATTGATGATTTTAGTTCCATGAAGCATCGTCGAGCaagtttaaaaatatcaaaatcttAA